The following are from one region of the Gloeomargarita lithophora Alchichica-D10 genome:
- a CDS encoding S1 family peptidase — translation MRSIPLTLGLVLSLAMPALAQRLVPNNVQDVHTFVSENICPYPRNQIDLRSVRALTGREDLTLTDIQLICGRATGRRVAVVQTAGGRAPLPNFELIERARRATVSVILSLYDGLGQPQPSPGNIPTNPTFVSEYLRLYDLRQATGFHVGNGLIITNLTSLGGVPTAVADNGTIVFLEGANANNMRLRVELGDGSVRQARLVYFDPTTDTALLAVKGDTRNLAALPVATGLPSIGQRVLTMSYPIGALPVTATEGMVMGIRPYGRMNLLQINAATSSGSQGAPVLDDRGAVVGVVAVKNPTLFQLAGSILGSENVGFAVPIGTVLQRLNLATRGGH, via the coding sequence ATGCGATCGATACCATTGACCCTGGGGTTGGTGTTGAGTCTGGCGATGCCTGCGCTGGCTCAGCGGCTTGTCCCCAATAATGTGCAGGACGTTCATACATTCGTCTCGGAAAATATCTGCCCCTACCCCCGTAACCAGATTGACCTGCGTTCGGTGCGGGCGTTGACCGGACGGGAGGATTTGACCCTGACCGACATTCAACTCATCTGCGGGCGGGCGACCGGACGGCGGGTGGCGGTGGTGCAAACGGCGGGGGGGCGGGCACCTTTGCCCAACTTTGAACTGATCGAGCGGGCACGGCGGGCGACGGTTTCGGTGATTTTGTCCCTCTACGATGGGCTAGGGCAACCCCAGCCGTCACCGGGGAACATTCCCACCAACCCCACCTTTGTCTCGGAATACCTGCGCTTGTACGACCTGCGTCAGGCCACCGGGTTCCACGTGGGCAATGGGTTGATTATTACCAATCTCACCTCCCTGGGCGGTGTCCCAACGGCGGTGGCGGATAATGGCACCATTGTTTTCCTGGAGGGTGCCAACGCCAACAATATGCGCCTGCGGGTGGAATTGGGGGATGGTTCGGTGCGGCAAGCCCGCCTGGTCTATTTTGACCCCACCACGGATACGGCTCTGCTGGCGGTCAAGGGGGATACCCGGAATCTGGCGGCTTTACCGGTGGCGACCGGATTGCCCAGCATTGGCCAGCGGGTCTTGACCATGAGTTATCCAATTGGTGCCCTGCCGGTGACGGCGACGGAGGGCATGGTGATGGGGATTCGTCCCTATGGCCGGATGAACCTCCTGCAGATCAATGCGGCCACCAGTTCCGGTTCCCAGGGGGCGCCGGTGTTGGATGACCGGGGGGCGGTCGTCGGGGTCGTGGCGGTGAAAAATCCCACCCTGTTCCAGTTGGCTGGTTCCATTCTGGGGTCGGAAAATGTGGGGTTTGCGGTACCGATTGGGACGGTTTTGCAACGGTTGAATTTGGCAACCCGGGGAGGACATTGA
- a CDS encoding DUF29 domain-containing protein, producing the protein MQFQPASELTTLYDTDYYRWLEQTVILLQKQDFQHLDLVNLIEEVEGLAGRDRRELQSRLTTLFEHALKRKYVDNPYDYRGWASTIKRTQIEINKLLKDSPSLESYFLLCIDECYGDALAIVTIEHDIDFPKSCPFPTDIEQLLNDIFWE; encoded by the coding sequence ATGCAATTCCAGCCTGCTTCCGAATTAACAACTCTGTATGACACCGACTATTACCGTTGGCTAGAACAAACGGTAATTTTATTGCAAAAACAGGATTTTCAGCATCTTGATTTAGTTAATTTAATCGAGGAGGTAGAGGGTTTAGCTGGCAGAGATAGACGAGAATTACAAAGTAGATTAACCACCCTATTTGAACACGCCCTCAAAAGAAAATATGTGGATAACCCCTATGACTATCGGGGATGGGCAAGCACCATCAAACGCACACAAATTGAAATCAATAAATTACTTAAAGACTCCCCCAGTTTAGAAAGTTACTTTCTACTTTGTATAGATGAATGCTATGGGGATGCACTCGCCATTGTCACGATAGAACATGACATAGATTTTCCTAAATCATGTCCATTTCCTACTGATATTGAACAGTTGTTAAATGATATATTTTGGGAGTAG
- a CDS encoding ABC transporter substrate-binding protein: protein MLVGCRQPEPPPFTQERDPNQIIIGTTAKVSTLDPADAYTVFAGNVLLALGDRLYTYKTGTTALQPQLATALPQVSGDGLTYRMPLRRGVVFQDGEPFNAEAMRFSLQRFMENGGRPAFLLKNVVADIRATGEYELTIRLQKPFAPFPSVLAFSGLCAVSPKAYTIGAGQFQPRIFVGTGSYQLVNFGTDSLKLKRFPQYWGTPPASANLDIQFLTSSANLYNALQTGAVDVAYQFLEPQQIKQLQAQQEIQVVSSDGTGINYLTLNRNQPPLDKKEVRQALALTMPRELVQQRVFQNLVEPAFSMVPSSLPGYQPVFRVTGEPPAVLRAKELLSKAGISLTQPARIDLWYRSNIPSHIQVVSTIKATIERDLPLQLTLQPVDSTTAYQNLEKGIYPLFLLDWYPDFLDADNYLEPFMSCQKGTVAEGCLEGSSRTFGSFYYSPQANSLLAQSRRSTNVPQRLALLGELQKLMAADVPYIPVWQSREFVFARPEVQGVRLEPTQTFPFWLLKKASPSP, encoded by the coding sequence GTGCTAGTGGGATGTCGCCAACCGGAGCCGCCGCCTTTTACCCAGGAGCGTGACCCGAATCAGATCATTATTGGGACAACGGCCAAGGTAAGTACCCTCGACCCGGCGGATGCCTACACGGTGTTTGCCGGGAACGTTTTGCTGGCCTTGGGTGACCGACTTTATACCTACAAAACGGGCACAACCGCATTACAACCCCAACTGGCAACGGCTTTACCCCAGGTGAGTGGGGATGGGTTGACCTACCGGATGCCTTTGCGGCGGGGGGTGGTATTCCAAGACGGGGAGCCGTTTAATGCGGAGGCGATGCGGTTTTCCCTGCAACGGTTTATGGAGAATGGGGGGCGACCGGCGTTTTTATTGAAAAATGTGGTGGCGGACATCCGAGCTACGGGGGAGTATGAGCTAACCATTCGTCTGCAAAAGCCCTTTGCGCCATTTCCTAGTGTGCTGGCCTTTTCCGGTTTGTGTGCCGTGTCCCCCAAGGCTTATACCATCGGGGCGGGGCAATTTCAACCCCGGATTTTTGTCGGCACCGGCTCCTACCAATTGGTGAATTTTGGTACGGATTCCCTCAAATTGAAGCGATTTCCCCAGTATTGGGGTACACCGCCGGCCAGTGCCAATCTGGATATTCAGTTTTTGACCAGCAGTGCCAATCTGTACAATGCCCTGCAAACCGGGGCGGTGGATGTGGCCTATCAATTCCTCGAACCCCAGCAAATCAAGCAACTGCAAGCCCAGCAAGAAATTCAAGTGGTCAGCAGTGACGGCACGGGGATCAATTACCTCACCTTGAACCGCAATCAACCGCCCCTGGATAAAAAGGAGGTGCGCCAAGCCCTTGCCCTGACCATGCCCCGGGAGTTGGTGCAACAGCGGGTATTTCAAAATTTGGTGGAACCAGCCTTTAGTATGGTGCCCAGTAGTTTGCCCGGTTATCAGCCGGTGTTTCGGGTAACCGGGGAGCCGCCAGCGGTGCTGAGGGCGAAGGAATTGCTTAGCAAGGCGGGGATTAGCCTCACCCAACCGGCACGCATTGACCTCTGGTATCGCAGTAATATCCCCAGCCATATTCAAGTGGTTAGTACCATTAAAGCGACCATTGAGCGGGATTTACCCCTGCAATTGACCCTCCAGCCGGTGGATTCTACCACCGCTTATCAAAATCTGGAAAAGGGCATTTATCCCTTATTTTTGTTGGATTGGTATCCGGATTTTTTGGATGCGGATAATTATTTAGAACCCTTTATGAGTTGCCAAAAAGGTACGGTCGCCGAGGGGTGTTTAGAGGGGTCAAGCCGCACCTTTGGGTCATTTTATTACAGCCCCCAGGCCAATAGTTTACTCGCCCAGAGCCGCCGCAGCACCAATGTCCCCCAACGGTTGGCCTTATTAGGTGAATTACAAAAACTCATGGCCGCCGATGTGCCCTACATTCCTGTTTGGCAAAGCCGGGAATTTGTCTTTGCCCGCCCGGAGGTGCAGGGGGTGCGCCTGGAACCCACCCAAACTTTTCCCTTTTGGTTGCTGAAAAAAGCCAGCCCAAGTCCTTGA
- a CDS encoding PQQ-dependent sugar dehydrogenase: MKTWAWGLWLVGGLVAGCGMYGLPSQGNAPVVAQETRYRVVPVLDGLVHPWGMAWLPNGELLITERPGRVRRVRSGVLQKEPVSGVPQVLAAGQGGLLDISLHPRFGEMPWVYLTYAEGTGEANRTVVARATWDGQGLTDGRELLRVNPTKSGTQHFGSRLAWLPDETLLVSIGDGGNPPTALAGQFIRLQAQNPRSHLGKVLRITAAGTIPPDNPLGAKASPEIWSWGHRNIQGLAVDTKTGQVWATEHGSRGGDEVNRLQAGQNYGWPLATHSREYFGPEISPHRSLAGMVDPVWVWPETAAPSGLAVYRGDKFPQWQGQLLAGGLISQAVHRFQVNAQGQVTEAGKMTIGGRVRDVRVGPDGLIYVLTDAPNGQLLRIEPAP; the protein is encoded by the coding sequence ATGAAAACCTGGGCGTGGGGTTTGTGGCTGGTTGGTGGCCTGGTCGCCGGTTGTGGGATGTACGGTTTGCCCTCCCAGGGGAATGCGCCGGTGGTGGCGCAGGAAACCCGTTATCGGGTAGTGCCGGTGCTGGATGGGTTAGTACATCCCTGGGGCATGGCCTGGTTGCCCAACGGGGAACTGCTCATCACCGAACGCCCGGGGCGAGTGCGGCGGGTGCGCTCAGGTGTACTGCAAAAAGAACCTGTGTCTGGGGTACCGCAGGTGTTGGCGGCTGGGCAGGGCGGGTTATTGGATATTAGCCTGCATCCCCGGTTTGGGGAAATGCCTTGGGTGTATCTCACCTACGCCGAAGGGACGGGGGAGGCCAACCGCACGGTGGTGGCCCGGGCGACCTGGGATGGTCAGGGATTAACCGATGGGCGGGAACTGCTACGGGTGAACCCAACCAAATCGGGGACGCAACATTTTGGTTCTCGCTTGGCCTGGTTACCCGATGAAACCCTGCTGGTCAGCATCGGCGATGGCGGCAATCCCCCCACGGCACTGGCGGGACAATTCATTCGCCTGCAAGCCCAAAATCCCCGCAGTCATTTGGGGAAAGTTTTACGCATCACCGCCGCTGGCACCATTCCCCCGGATAATCCCCTGGGGGCAAAGGCTTCCCCTGAAATCTGGAGTTGGGGGCACCGGAATATCCAGGGTTTAGCGGTAGATACGAAAACCGGCCAAGTCTGGGCGACGGAGCATGGCTCCCGGGGCGGGGATGAGGTAAATCGTTTGCAAGCGGGGCAAAATTATGGCTGGCCGTTGGCGACCCACAGCCGGGAGTATTTTGGCCCAGAAATTTCCCCCCATCGCTCCCTAGCGGGGATGGTTGACCCGGTGTGGGTGTGGCCGGAAACGGCGGCTCCTTCCGGGTTGGCGGTGTATCGGGGCGACAAATTTCCCCAATGGCAAGGGCAACTGCTGGCGGGGGGGTTGATTTCCCAGGCGGTACATCGCTTCCAGGTAAATGCCCAGGGACAGGTGACGGAAGCGGGCAAAATGACCATCGGCGGACGGGTGCGGGATGTGCGGGTGGGGCCGGATGGGTTGATTTATGTGTTGACCGATGCCCCCAACGGTCAGCTTTTGCGTATTGAACCCGCCCCCTGA
- a CDS encoding aspartate kinase: protein MGLIVQKYGGTSVATVERIQAVAQRIVATVEQGHGVVVVVSAMGRTTDELLGLAKAVTPDPPARELDMLLATGEQVSIAVVALALCALGQPAISLTGTQIGVITEADHGRARILHIPTDRILQELELGKVVVVAGFQGISSSRTLEITTLGRGGSDTSAVAVAAALGADACEIYTDVPGILTTDPRVVPEAQVLTQVTCEEMLELASLGAKVLHPRAVEIARNFGVPVVVRSSWTAEPGTRLLTPQRRTVPNRDLEVSRLVDGVELDDQQAKLALCNVPDRPGMAAELFGALAQAGVNVDLIIQSIQAGATNDIAFTVQRTAVEKTERLVRDLIPAWGEAVTCAVSSDMAKVSIVGAGMVGRPGVAATMFSALGEAGINIDLISTSEIKVSCLVDLTQATQAVRVLSSSFKVPVLPTPPETGGMMPVRGAALDDQQARLAIQRVPDRPGAAAGLFLALAQARVSVDMIIQSERVTWVQERPTRDIAFTIHQDDVELARHALDTALAKLACGTLTIDREIAKVSVVGSGMVRQAGVAARMFASLGQAGINIYMIATSEIKISCLVPRMVGKQALKRIHQGFALDQL, encoded by the coding sequence ATGGGATTGATTGTCCAAAAATATGGCGGTACGTCTGTAGCTACGGTGGAGCGCATCCAGGCAGTAGCCCAGCGGATTGTAGCGACCGTAGAGCAGGGGCATGGGGTAGTCGTGGTCGTGTCTGCTATGGGACGCACCACCGATGAATTGCTGGGTTTAGCGAAAGCCGTGACCCCTGACCCCCCGGCGCGGGAATTGGATATGTTGCTGGCCACCGGCGAACAGGTGAGTATTGCCGTGGTCGCCCTGGCTCTATGTGCCCTGGGACAACCGGCCATTTCCCTGACTGGGACGCAGATTGGGGTGATTACCGAAGCGGATCACGGGCGGGCGCGGATTCTCCACATTCCCACTGACCGCATTCTCCAGGAATTGGAACTGGGTAAAGTGGTGGTGGTGGCGGGGTTTCAGGGCATCAGCAGTAGCCGTACCCTGGAAATTACCACCCTGGGGCGGGGCGGGTCGGATACCTCGGCGGTGGCCGTGGCGGCGGCACTGGGGGCGGATGCCTGTGAAATTTATACGGATGTGCCGGGGATTCTCACCACTGACCCGCGGGTGGTGCCAGAAGCTCAAGTATTGACCCAGGTGACCTGTGAGGAAATGTTGGAACTGGCGAGCTTGGGAGCCAAGGTACTGCATCCCCGGGCGGTGGAAATTGCCCGCAATTTTGGCGTGCCGGTGGTAGTGCGCTCCAGTTGGACGGCGGAACCGGGCACCCGCTTATTAACCCCCCAGCGGCGCACCGTCCCCAACCGGGATTTGGAAGTGTCCCGCCTGGTGGATGGGGTGGAATTGGATGACCAGCAGGCAAAATTAGCCCTGTGTAACGTCCCCGACCGACCGGGAATGGCCGCCGAATTGTTTGGGGCTTTGGCGCAGGCGGGGGTGAATGTGGATTTGATTATCCAGTCCATCCAGGCGGGGGCAACCAATGACATTGCCTTTACGGTGCAGCGGACGGCAGTTGAAAAAACCGAGCGGCTGGTGCGGGATTTAATCCCAGCTTGGGGAGAAGCGGTAACCTGCGCCGTTTCAAGCGATATGGCCAAGGTGAGCATCGTCGGGGCGGGGATGGTGGGACGACCGGGGGTGGCGGCCACCATGTTTAGTGCCCTGGGGGAAGCGGGGATCAACATTGACCTGATTTCTACCTCGGAAATCAAAGTCAGTTGCCTGGTGGATTTGACCCAGGCGACCCAGGCGGTACGGGTGTTGAGTAGCAGCTTTAAGGTGCCGGTGTTACCGACTCCGCCGGAAACCGGGGGGATGATGCCGGTGCGGGGGGCGGCCTTGGATGACCAACAGGCACGTCTTGCCATCCAACGGGTGCCGGATCGACCGGGGGCGGCGGCGGGTTTATTTTTAGCCTTGGCGCAGGCACGGGTGAGCGTGGATATGATTATCCAATCGGAGCGGGTGACCTGGGTGCAGGAGCGACCCACCCGGGATATTGCCTTCACCATTCACCAGGACGACGTGGAACTGGCTCGCCATGCCCTAGACACGGCTCTGGCAAAACTGGCCTGCGGCACCCTCACCATTGACCGGGAGATTGCCAAAGTCAGCGTGGTGGGCAGTGGCATGGTGCGCCAAGCGGGGGTAGCCGCCCGGATGTTTGCCAGCTTGGGACAGGCGGGAATTAACATTTATATGATTGCCACTTCCGAGATTAAAATTAGCTGTCTAGTGCCCCGGATGGTAGGCAAACAGGCATTAAAGCGGATTCACCAAGGGTTCGCCCTGGATCAGCTTTGA
- a CDS encoding protein kinase domain-containing protein, whose protein sequence is MANGMTNTAILIVDDDPITLNLLQKYLIYQGYQVGAFATPETALTALQEQTWDLVLLDWLLPGMTGLQLLQQLRQTYPPGVLPVIMITAREDSADMVTALHAGANDYIVKPLNLPIVVARIQAQLATVRSLSPPTTSRLGGRYQIQSPLGAGGFGCTYLAQDLHRPGTPLCVVKQLLAMSVNESEKLLRARHLFHREAQALETLGHYKYIPRLLAYFEQDGEFYLVEEYIQGQSLKEQFTSGKIWSLLEVFSFLKNLLKTLKFIHRHQVIHRDIKPDNIIYEQATGHYILIDFGAVRETLPGADPDTATISIGTRGYAPLEQLLGYPEFNSDLYALGMVTLQALTGLSPTELPWNHNTGELDLTAWQTPQTTHLLNIILGMTRYYPQDRYPTAAAVLKDLGKLEPVLLRLME, encoded by the coding sequence ATGGCGAATGGGATGACCAACACAGCCATTCTCATCGTGGATGATGACCCCATTACCCTCAATTTATTGCAAAAATATCTCATCTACCAAGGTTATCAAGTCGGTGCCTTTGCCACGCCGGAAACTGCGCTCACCGCTTTGCAGGAGCAGACCTGGGATTTGGTGTTATTGGATTGGTTATTACCGGGCATGACGGGTTTGCAACTGCTCCAACAACTCCGTCAAACCTACCCGCCGGGGGTATTGCCCGTGATTATGATTACCGCCCGGGAGGATAGTGCCGATATGGTCACCGCCCTGCACGCCGGAGCCAATGACTATATTGTAAAACCTTTGAATTTACCCATAGTTGTGGCGCGCATCCAAGCCCAGTTGGCGACCGTGCGGAGCCTCAGTCCACCCACCACTTCCCGATTGGGGGGACGGTACCAAATTCAAAGTCCGTTGGGGGCAGGCGGCTTTGGTTGTACCTATCTTGCCCAGGATTTGCACCGTCCCGGCACCCCCTTGTGTGTGGTGAAACAATTGTTGGCGATGTCTGTTAATGAATCAGAAAAATTGCTCCGGGCACGGCATCTCTTTCACCGAGAAGCACAGGCTTTAGAAACCCTGGGACATTACAAATATATCCCCCGTTTACTGGCCTATTTTGAGCAGGATGGAGAATTTTATTTAGTCGAAGAATATATCCAAGGTCAATCCCTAAAAGAGCAATTTACCAGCGGGAAAATTTGGTCGCTTTTAGAAGTTTTTAGCTTTTTGAAAAATCTCTTAAAAACCCTAAAATTTATCCACCGTCATCAAGTTATTCATCGGGATATTAAACCGGATAATATTATTTATGAACAGGCCACCGGCCACTATATTTTGATTGATTTTGGGGCGGTGCGAGAAACCCTGCCTGGAGCCGACCCGGATACCGCCACTATTTCCATTGGCACCCGGGGCTATGCCCCCCTGGAGCAACTGCTCGGTTACCCGGAATTTAACAGTGATTTGTATGCCCTGGGGATGGTGACCCTCCAGGCATTGACCGGCTTATCGCCCACGGAATTGCCCTGGAATCACAACACCGGGGAATTGGATTTGACCGCTTGGCAGACCCCCCAAACCACCCATTTATTGAATATCATTCTAGGTATGACCCGGTATTACCCCCAGGATCGCTATCCTACGGCGGCGGCGGTATTGAAGGATTTGGGTAAGCTGGAACCGGTCTTGCTGCGGTTGATGGAGTAG
- a CDS encoding S1C family serine protease, with the protein MALNLLQLRRWYWLAAPLGATAILAGAVVYTSRGVHSQPQPAPAVAPEPVVAPALAAEAPTDWRAQAQLEAEGAVAFAQTATTAADQQVVQGKWRKALALLDKAPQDGRTAQLRRVYQNQLQDEGAPSEDGADDPSGGPRLAAAEANLLPGTRGIFAREITITGTPVPSQTLTPAQIVNRYLPAAVRVEPTRSVVGSGFHIGEGYIITNLHVAQEARAFDRRIFDDRPIPLTVRLYDRTRRPVRVLRIMDGGLAAMAVFNIPNEPFDIALMQIQGDVSDLGVVPLCGKMRTGDEMIAMGTPFGQQNTITKGIISVIHSFEAGHIIQTDTQILGGNSGGPLLNNRGAVVAVNSAGIFGASVQGLKFSVPIVQALERMRVRLVNTDNPGCGGTGTVGRTVYAPGRK; encoded by the coding sequence ATGGCCTTGAATTTATTACAGTTGCGCCGGTGGTACTGGCTGGCGGCTCCCCTGGGGGCGACGGCGATTTTGGCCGGGGCGGTGGTTTATACCAGTCGGGGGGTGCATTCGCAGCCTCAACCGGCTCCGGCGGTGGCTCCTGAACCGGTGGTGGCACCGGCGCTAGCGGCGGAAGCTCCGACGGATTGGCGGGCGCAGGCGCAGTTGGAGGCGGAAGGGGCGGTGGCTTTTGCCCAGACGGCCACCACAGCGGCGGATCAGCAGGTGGTGCAGGGGAAATGGCGTAAAGCCCTGGCTCTGCTGGATAAGGCTCCCCAGGACGGGCGGACGGCGCAACTGCGGCGGGTTTACCAAAACCAACTCCAGGACGAGGGTGCCCCCAGCGAGGATGGGGCGGATGACCCCTCGGGCGGCCCCCGGTTGGCGGCGGCGGAAGCGAATTTATTACCTGGCACGCGGGGGATTTTCGCCCGGGAGATTACCATCACGGGGACACCGGTGCCCAGCCAGACCTTGACCCCGGCGCAGATTGTCAACCGCTATCTCCCCGCTGCCGTGCGGGTGGAGCCGACCCGGAGTGTGGTGGGCAGTGGTTTTCACATTGGCGAAGGGTATATCATTACTAACCTGCACGTGGCGCAGGAAGCCCGGGCCTTTGACCGACGGATTTTTGATGACCGTCCCATCCCCTTGACCGTGCGGCTCTACGACCGTACCCGCCGACCGGTGCGGGTTTTACGCATTATGGACGGGGGGTTGGCGGCGATGGCGGTGTTTAACATTCCCAATGAACCCTTTGACATTGCCCTGATGCAAATCCAGGGGGATGTGAGCGATTTGGGGGTGGTGCCCCTGTGCGGCAAGATGCGTACCGGGGATGAAATGATTGCTATGGGTACGCCCTTTGGTCAGCAAAACACCATTACCAAGGGGATTATCAGCGTCATCCATTCCTTTGAGGCGGGGCACATTATCCAAACCGATACCCAAATCCTGGGGGGCAATAGCGGTGGGCCGTTGCTCAACAACCGGGGGGCGGTGGTGGCGGTGAACAGTGCTGGGATTTTTGGGGCCTCGGTGCAGGGCTTGAAATTCTCGGTGCCGATTGTCCAAGCCCTGGAGCGGATGCGGGTGCGCCTGGTGAATACGGATAATCCGGGCTGTGGGGGTACGGGAACCGTGGGTCGGACGGTGTATGCGCCGGGGCGGAAGTAA
- a CDS encoding DUF29 domain-containing protein produces MKELKLTMSELYETDFALWLEQTAKLLKAQDFQHLDLANLIEEVEGLAGRDRRELKSRLTTLLEHVLKRKYVNSSYNYRGWEETILREQDELKNILADSPSLQGYWLEVFDSCYQLAKRRLVANSDYRKYALSETCPFPTDSEQLLNDIFWE; encoded by the coding sequence ATGAAAGAATTAAAATTAACCATGAGTGAATTATACGAAACTGATTTTGCTCTGTGGCTAGAACAAACGGCTAAATTATTAAAAGCTCAAGACTTTCAGCACCTAGATTTAGCTAATTTAATCGAGGAGGTAGAGGGTTTGGCTGGCAGAGATAGACGAGAATTAAAAAGTAGATTGACTACCCTATTAGAACACGTCTTAAAAAGAAAGTATGTGAATAGTTCCTACAATTATCGAGGCTGGGAAGAAACAATACTCAGGGAACAGGATGAATTAAAAAACATCCTCGCTGACTCGCCAAGTTTACAAGGCTACTGGCTGGAAGTTTTCGATAGTTGTTATCAATTAGCCAAAAGACGATTGGTGGCTAACTCGGATTATAGAAAATATGCCTTGTCTGAAACCTGCCCATTTCCTACTGATTCTGAACAGTTGTTAAATGATATATTTTGGGAGTAG
- a CDS encoding Mrp/NBP35 family ATP-binding protein: protein MSQSVTPQQVLEVLRPVQDPELQRSLVELNMIRRVQIEAGRVSFNLVLTTPACPLRQFIEEDCRQAVLALPGIEQVEIVTTAETPQQKSLPQRQGVPGVRNIVAIASGKGGVGKSTVAVNVAVALAQTGARVGLLDADIYGPNDPIMLGVSQQRLVVADSPQGEVLTPAENHGVKLVSMAFLVTPTQPIIWRGPMLNGVIRQFLYQVQWGELDYLLVDLPPGTGDAQLTLAQAVPMAGAVIVTTPQTVSVADARRGLEMFRQLGVPVLGVVENMSYFIPPDAPDKRYAIFGTGGGTQLAKSLGVPLLGQIPLELPVRVGGDVGTPVVVSEPELASAVALRELAGRVAARVSVLALTAD from the coding sequence ATGAGCCAGTCGGTCACCCCCCAACAGGTGCTGGAGGTATTGCGTCCGGTGCAAGACCCGGAACTCCAACGTAGTTTGGTGGAATTGAATATGATCCGCCGGGTACAGATAGAAGCGGGGCGGGTGTCGTTTAATTTGGTGTTGACCACCCCGGCTTGTCCCCTGCGGCAATTTATCGAAGAGGACTGTCGGCAGGCGGTGTTAGCTTTACCCGGGATTGAGCAGGTGGAAATTGTCACCACGGCGGAAACGCCCCAGCAAAAATCCCTCCCCCAACGCCAGGGGGTACCGGGGGTGCGGAATATCGTGGCGATTGCCAGTGGCAAAGGCGGGGTCGGCAAAAGCACCGTAGCGGTGAATGTGGCGGTGGCCTTGGCGCAAACCGGCGCCCGGGTGGGTCTGCTGGATGCGGATATTTACGGCCCCAATGACCCGATCATGTTGGGGGTGAGTCAACAACGGCTGGTGGTGGCCGACAGTCCCCAGGGGGAAGTCCTTACCCCGGCGGAAAATCATGGGGTGAAGTTGGTATCCATGGCCTTTTTGGTGACCCCCACCCAACCGATTATTTGGCGCGGGCCGATGCTCAACGGGGTGATTCGCCAATTTCTTTACCAGGTGCAATGGGGCGAATTGGATTATTTGCTGGTGGACTTACCCCCCGGCACCGGGGATGCCCAGTTGACCTTGGCGCAGGCGGTGCCGATGGCCGGTGCAGTCATTGTCACTACGCCCCAAACCGTATCCGTGGCCGATGCTCGCCGGGGGTTGGAGATGTTTCGCCAGTTGGGAGTGCCGGTGCTGGGGGTGGTGGAAAACATGAGTTATTTCATTCCCCCGGATGCCCCCGACAAACGCTATGCCATTTTCGGAACCGGCGGCGGCACCCAGTTAGCAAAGAGTTTGGGCGTACCATTGTTGGGACAAATTCCTTTAGAACTGCCCGTGCGGGTGGGTGGGGATGTGGGAACTCCGGTGGTGGTTTCTGAACCGGAATTGGCCTCAGCGGTGGCACTGCGGGAATTGGCGGGGCGGGTAGCGGCGCGGGTGTCGGTCTTGGCCTTGACAGCAGATTGA
- a CDS encoding HEAT repeat domain-containing protein, with protein sequence MPQLSELTRRLQKATSPADLLAAVQELIPHSDQPEAISGLIEVLGYNNPAAAQVAVQGLIRAGRRAVPELLARLDGYNYGARAYALRVLAQIGDPQALGVLQEAARSDFAPSVRRAALRGLGMIIWSDLAQPTAAQTQVLQTLEDLSRDGEWGIRYGVIVALELWQSGDVPAFLQPRRDALLQGFTQDEDPVVQARAQFSLHRGDK encoded by the coding sequence ATGCCCCAATTGTCAGAATTGACCCGACGGTTGCAAAAGGCTACATCCCCAGCGGACTTGCTGGCGGCGGTACAGGAGTTAATCCCCCACAGCGACCAGCCGGAGGCGATTTCTGGGTTGATTGAGGTGTTGGGGTACAACAACCCGGCGGCGGCACAGGTGGCCGTTCAGGGGTTAATCCGGGCGGGACGGCGGGCGGTGCCGGAACTGCTGGCACGGTTGGATGGGTACAATTACGGAGCCAGAGCCTATGCCCTGCGGGTTTTGGCGCAAATTGGCGACCCCCAGGCGTTGGGCGTACTGCAAGAGGCGGCACGGTCGGATTTTGCCCCCAGTGTGCGGCGGGCGGCTCTGCGGGGGTTGGGGATGATAATCTGGTCTGATCTGGCGCAACCGACAGCGGCGCAGACCCAGGTACTGCAGACCCTAGAAGATTTAAGCCGGGATGGGGAGTGGGGGATTCGTTATGGGGTGATTGTGGCCTTGGAATTGTGGCAATCAGGGGATGTACCGGCTTTTTTGCAACCCCGCCGGGATGCCCTTTTGCAGGGTTTTACCCAGGATGAAGACCCGGTGGTGCAAGCCCGTGCCCAATTCAGCCTGCACCGGGGGGATAAGTAG